From a single Pseudomonas triticicola genomic region:
- the xylA gene encoding xylose isomerase: MQYFPNIEPVRYEGPNSDSPLAFRHYDADKLILGKPMREHLRMAACYWHTFVWPGSDVFGAGTFKRPWQRSGEPMELAIGKAQAAFEFFSKLGIDYYCFHDTDVAPEGNSLKEYREHFAQMVDRLEQHQEQSGIKLLWGTANCFSNPRFAAGAASNPDPEVFACAAAQVFSAMNATHRLKGSNYVLWGGREGYETLLNTDLKREREQLGRFMRMVVEHKHKIGFTGDLLIEPKPQEPTKHQYDYDSATVFGFLQQYGLEKEIKVNIEANHATLAGHSFHHEIATAASLGIFGSIDANRGDPQNGWDTDQFPNSVEEMTLATYEILKAGGFKNGGFNFDSKVRRQSLDEIDLFHGHVGAMDVLALSLERAAAMVENDQLQTLKDQRYAGWRQPFGQAVMAGDFNLESLAEHAFTNELNPQAVSGRQEMLENIVNRYLYR; this comes from the coding sequence ATGCAGTATTTTCCCAATATCGAGCCGGTTCGCTACGAAGGCCCGAACAGTGATTCGCCCCTCGCTTTCCGCCACTACGACGCCGACAAGCTGATCCTCGGCAAACCCATGCGTGAACACCTGCGCATGGCCGCCTGCTACTGGCACACCTTCGTCTGGCCGGGCTCCGATGTGTTCGGTGCCGGCACCTTCAAACGCCCGTGGCAACGCAGTGGCGAACCGATGGAACTGGCTATCGGCAAGGCTCAAGCCGCATTCGAGTTCTTCAGCAAACTGGGCATCGATTACTACTGCTTTCACGATACGGACGTCGCCCCGGAAGGCAACTCGCTGAAGGAGTACCGCGAACACTTCGCGCAAATGGTCGACCGCCTTGAGCAACATCAGGAACAGAGCGGTATCAAGTTGCTCTGGGGCACCGCCAACTGCTTCAGCAATCCTCGTTTTGCCGCCGGTGCCGCGAGCAATCCCGATCCGGAAGTGTTCGCCTGCGCCGCCGCGCAAGTGTTCAGCGCGATGAACGCCACCCATCGGCTCAAAGGTTCCAACTACGTGTTGTGGGGTGGCCGTGAAGGCTACGAAACCCTGCTCAACACCGATCTGAAACGCGAGCGCGAACAACTCGGGCGCTTCATGCGCATGGTGGTCGAGCACAAGCACAAGATCGGTTTCACCGGCGACCTGCTGATCGAGCCCAAGCCGCAGGAGCCGACCAAGCACCAATACGATTACGACAGCGCCACGGTGTTCGGCTTCCTCCAGCAGTACGGCCTGGAGAAGGAAATCAAGGTCAACATCGAGGCCAACCACGCGACACTGGCCGGCCACAGCTTTCATCACGAAATCGCCACCGCCGCCTCGCTGGGAATTTTCGGCAGCATCGACGCCAACCGTGGCGATCCGCAGAACGGCTGGGACACCGACCAGTTCCCCAACAGCGTCGAAGAAATGACCCTGGCGACCTATGAAATCCTCAAGGCCGGCGGTTTCAAGAATGGCGGTTTCAACTTCGACTCCAAGGTGCGCCGGCAGAGCCTCGACGAGATCGACCTGTTCCACGGCCACGTCGGCGCCATGGATGTTCTTGCCCTGTCGCTGGAACGTGCCGCCGCGATGGTCGAGAACGATCAATTGCAAACCCTCAAGGACCAACGCTACGCCGGCTGGCGTCAGCCGTTCGGGCAAGCGGTGATGGCAGGAGACTTCAATCTTGAGTCACTGGCAGAGCACGCGTTTACCAACGAGTTGAACCCGCAAGCCGTCAGCGGCCGCCAGGAAATGCTCGAAAACATCGTCAACCGTTACCTGTATCGCTGA
- the xylF gene encoding D-xylose ABC transporter substrate-binding protein: MKNLKRTLLASALAFLALPVMADATHPKIGFSIDDLRLERWSRDRDYFVAAAEKMDAKVFVQSADANEQKQISQIENLISRGVDVIVIVPFNATVLTNAVAEAKKAGIKVVSYDRLILNADVDAYISFDNEKVGEMQAGGVLKAAPKGNYFLLGGAPTDNNAKILREGQMKVLQPAIDKGDIKIVGQQWVKEWNPTEALSIVENALTRNNNKIDGIVASNDATAGGAIQALAAQQLAGKVPISGQDADLAAVKRVIAGTQTMTVYKPLKLIASEAAKLSVQLARNEKPAYTSQYDNGSKKVDTILLTPTPLTKDNIDLLEQDGFYTKAQIAGQ; this comes from the coding sequence ATGAAGAACTTGAAACGTACGCTGTTGGCCAGTGCCCTGGCGTTCTTGGCCCTGCCGGTAATGGCCGACGCCACCCACCCAAAAATCGGTTTCTCCATTGACGATCTGCGTCTGGAACGCTGGTCGCGCGACCGCGATTACTTCGTCGCGGCGGCGGAAAAAATGGACGCCAAAGTCTTCGTGCAATCGGCGGACGCCAACGAGCAGAAGCAGATTTCGCAGATCGAAAACCTCATCTCTCGCGGCGTCGATGTGATCGTCATCGTGCCTTTCAACGCGACAGTGCTGACCAACGCCGTGGCCGAGGCGAAGAAAGCCGGGATTAAAGTGGTGTCTTACGACCGGCTGATTCTCAACGCCGATGTCGACGCCTATATCTCCTTCGATAACGAAAAAGTCGGCGAGATGCAGGCCGGCGGCGTGCTGAAAGCAGCGCCCAAGGGCAATTACTTCTTGCTGGGTGGCGCGCCGACCGACAACAACGCCAAGATCCTCCGTGAAGGCCAGATGAAGGTGCTGCAACCGGCCATCGACAAGGGCGATATCAAGATCGTCGGCCAGCAGTGGGTCAAGGAATGGAACCCGACCGAAGCGCTGAGCATTGTCGAAAACGCCCTGACACGTAACAACAACAAAATCGACGGCATCGTCGCCTCCAACGACGCCACCGCTGGCGGCGCCATCCAGGCACTGGCCGCGCAGCAACTGGCCGGCAAGGTGCCGATTTCCGGTCAGGACGCCGACCTCGCAGCGGTCAAACGCGTGATCGCCGGCACGCAAACCATGACCGTGTACAAACCGCTGAAACTCATCGCCTCCGAAGCGGCCAAGCTCTCGGTGCAACTGGCACGCAACGAAAAACCGGCCTACACCTCGCAGTACGACAACGGCAGCAAAAAGGTCGACACCATCCTGCTCACGCCAACGCCGTTGACCAAGGACAACATCGACTTGCTCGAACAGGACGGCTTCTACACCAAGGCGCAGATTGCCGGGCAGTGA
- the xylG gene encoding D-xylose ABC transporter ATP-binding protein, which yields MSDYLLQMNGIVKTFGGVKALNGIDIKVRPGECVGLCGENGAGKSTLMKILSAVYPHGTWDGEILWDGQPLRAQSISETEGAGIVIIHQELTLVPDLSVAENIFMGHELTLPGGRMNYPAMIHRAEALMRELKVPDMNVSLPVSQYGGGYQQLVEIAKALNKQARLLILDEPSSALSRSEIEVLLDIIRDLKAKGVACVYISHKLDEVAAVCDTISVIRDGKHIATTAMADMDIPQIITQMVGREMSNLYPSEPHAIGEVIFEARHITCYDVDNPKRKRVDDISFSLKRGEILGIAGLVGAGRTELVTALFGAYPGRHEGEVWLDGQPIDTRTPLKAIRAGLCLVPEDRKRQGIIPDLGVGQNITLAVLESYSKMTRIDAEAELGCIDREISRLHLKTASPSLPITSLSGGNQQKAVLAKMLLAKPRVLILDEPTRGVDVGAKYEIYKLMGALAAEGVSIIMVSSELAEVLGVSDRVLVIGEGQLRGDFVNHELTQEQVLAAALSQPGSHNNNDRKTA from the coding sequence ATGTCCGACTATCTGCTGCAAATGAACGGCATCGTCAAAACCTTCGGCGGTGTCAAAGCGCTCAACGGCATCGACATCAAGGTCAGGCCCGGTGAATGCGTGGGCCTGTGCGGCGAGAATGGCGCCGGCAAGTCGACACTGATGAAGATCCTTTCGGCGGTCTATCCCCATGGCACCTGGGACGGCGAAATTCTCTGGGACGGGCAACCGCTCAGGGCGCAGTCGATCAGCGAAACCGAGGGCGCCGGCATCGTCATCATCCATCAGGAACTGACCCTGGTTCCGGATCTGTCGGTGGCGGAAAACATCTTCATGGGCCATGAGCTGACGCTGCCCGGCGGGCGCATGAACTACCCGGCGATGATCCACCGTGCCGAAGCCTTGATGCGTGAATTGAAAGTGCCGGACATGAACGTTTCGCTGCCGGTTTCGCAGTACGGCGGCGGCTACCAGCAACTGGTGGAAATCGCCAAGGCCCTGAACAAACAGGCGCGTCTGCTGATTCTCGACGAACCCTCCTCGGCCCTGAGCCGCTCGGAAATCGAAGTGCTGCTGGACATCATCCGTGACCTCAAAGCCAAGGGCGTCGCCTGCGTCTACATCTCGCACAAACTCGATGAAGTCGCCGCCGTGTGCGACACCATTTCGGTGATCCGCGACGGCAAACACATCGCCACCACCGCCATGGCCGACATGGACATTCCACAGATCATCACGCAGATGGTCGGGCGCGAAATGAGCAACCTCTACCCCAGCGAGCCGCATGCAATTGGCGAGGTGATTTTCGAGGCGCGCCACATCACTTGCTACGACGTCGACAACCCCAAGCGCAAACGGGTCGACGACATTTCCTTCAGCCTCAAACGCGGCGAGATTCTTGGCATTGCCGGGCTGGTCGGGGCCGGGCGCACCGAGCTGGTCACCGCACTGTTCGGCGCTTACCCCGGCCGCCATGAAGGCGAAGTCTGGCTGGACGGCCAGCCAATCGACACGCGCACGCCGCTGAAAGCGATTCGCGCCGGCCTGTGCCTGGTGCCCGAAGATCGCAAGCGCCAGGGCATCATTCCGGATCTCGGTGTCGGTCAGAACATCACCCTCGCCGTGCTCGAGAGCTATTCGAAAATGACCCGCATCGATGCCGAAGCCGAGCTGGGCTGCATCGACCGGGAAATCTCCCGTCTGCATCTGAAAACCGCAAGTCCGTCCCTGCCAATCACCAGCCTGTCGGGCGGTAACCAGCAGAAAGCCGTGCTGGCGAAAATGCTGTTGGCCAAACCGCGCGTGCTGATTCTCGACGAGCCGACCCGAGGCGTGGACGTCGGCGCCAAGTACGAGATCTACAAGTTGATGGGCGCGCTGGCCGCCGAGGGGGTGTCGATCATCATGGTTTCATCGGAACTGGCCGAAGTACTCGGCGTCTCCGACCGCGTATTGGTGATCGGCGAAGGCCAGTTGCGCGGCGATTTCGTCAACCATGAACTGACCCAGGAACAGGTACTCGCCGCCGCCCTCAGTCAGCCGGGCAGCCATAACAATAATGATCGGAAAACCGCGTAA
- a CDS encoding sugar ABC transporter permease, whose product MNQVKQLFTRYKMLALVFAVVLIWLFFSWQTEGGFLTPRNLSNLLRQMSITGILACGMVLVIISGEIDLSVGSLLGLLGGLAAILDVVYHIPLLANLSLVALCGLMIGLANGYMAAYLRIPSFIVGLGGMLAFRGILLGITGGTTIAPVSPELVYVGQGYLPHAIGTGLGVLLFALTVFLTWKQRRNRALHGLAAHSLVRDVVRVLVIGAVLAGFVQTLNSYDGIPVPVLLLLILLGVFSYVTSQTVFGRRVYSVGSNMEATRLSGINVQAVKLWIFGIMGVMCALAGVVNTARLAAGSPSAGSMGELDAIAACFIGGTSMRGGSGTVYGALLGALVITSLDNGMSMLDVDSYWQMIVKGSILVLAVWVDVSTRTARR is encoded by the coding sequence ATGAATCAGGTCAAACAACTGTTCACTCGCTACAAAATGCTCGCGCTGGTATTCGCCGTGGTGCTGATCTGGCTGTTCTTCAGCTGGCAGACCGAGGGCGGCTTCCTTACCCCGCGCAACCTTTCCAACCTGCTGCGGCAGATGTCGATCACCGGAATTCTGGCCTGCGGCATGGTGCTGGTGATCATCAGCGGCGAGATCGATTTGTCGGTGGGTTCATTGCTCGGCCTGCTCGGCGGCCTCGCGGCGATACTCGACGTGGTCTATCACATTCCACTGCTGGCGAATCTCAGTCTGGTTGCCCTGTGCGGCCTGATGATCGGTCTCGCCAACGGCTACATGGCGGCGTACTTGCGCATCCCGTCATTTATCGTCGGCCTGGGCGGCATGTTGGCGTTTCGCGGCATTTTGCTGGGGATCACCGGCGGCACCACCATCGCCCCGGTATCGCCGGAGCTGGTCTATGTCGGCCAAGGTTATCTGCCCCACGCGATCGGCACTGGCCTGGGTGTGCTGCTGTTTGCGCTGACAGTGTTCCTGACCTGGAAACAACGACGCAATCGCGCCCTGCATGGCCTGGCGGCGCATTCACTGGTGCGTGATGTTGTGCGCGTGCTGGTGATCGGCGCGGTGCTGGCCGGTTTCGTCCAGACCCTCAACAGCTATGACGGCATTCCGGTGCCGGTGCTGCTGTTGTTGATTCTGCTCGGCGTGTTCAGCTACGTCACCAGCCAGACCGTGTTCGGCCGCCGGGTCTATTCGGTCGGCAGCAACATGGAAGCGACGCGCCTGTCCGGCATCAATGTGCAAGCGGTCAAGCTGTGGATCTTCGGCATCATGGGCGTGATGTGCGCCCTCGCCGGCGTGGTCAACACCGCACGCCTCGCCGCCGGCTCACCGTCCGCCGGCAGCATGGGCGAACTCGACGCCATCGCCGCCTGCTTCATCGGCGGCACCTCCATGCGCGGCGGCTCCGGCACCGTCTACGGCGCCCTCCTCGGCGCGCTGGTGATCACCAGTCTGGACAACGGCATGTCCATGCTCGACGTGGATAGTTACTGGCAGATGATCGTCAAGGGCAGCATTCTGGTGTTGGCGGTCTGGGTGGATGTGAGTACGCGCACGGCGCGGCGTTGA
- a CDS encoding cysteine hydrolase family protein, which produces MNQNTALLVIDMQKEDGFPLERFDQVVDNAASLIDRARQLHIPIFYTRHVNDAPGRDLALGEPVDDQGRPTTYRAGTFAIEIIDALAPRDADVVIDKRRYSAFHGTRLAQMLNRRGIKHLVVIGVLTDVCVMSSLFDAYQHDFQVSLVADACSATTEGAHYSALFILSNWLYGLELFTTEQLSRRWNNEPATSLRTAEPDHLAFQPDEFPHVVARFQRRLVDAC; this is translated from the coding sequence ATGAACCAAAACACCGCCTTGCTTGTGATCGATATGCAAAAGGAAGATGGCTTCCCGCTCGAACGCTTCGATCAAGTGGTCGATAACGCCGCATCCCTGATCGATCGCGCTCGCCAGTTGCACATCCCGATTTTCTACACCCGCCATGTCAACGACGCTCCGGGCCGCGATCTGGCGCTGGGCGAACCGGTAGACGACCAAGGCAGGCCAACGACTTACCGCGCCGGCACATTTGCGATCGAGATCATTGACGCCCTGGCGCCTCGAGACGCTGACGTCGTCATCGATAAACGCCGCTACAGCGCCTTCCACGGCACCCGTTTGGCTCAGATGCTCAACCGCCGAGGCATCAAACACCTGGTGGTCATCGGCGTGCTGACGGATGTGTGTGTCATGAGCAGTCTGTTCGACGCCTATCAGCACGACTTCCAGGTCAGCCTTGTCGCTGACGCCTGTAGTGCGACTACAGAGGGAGCGCATTACTCGGCACTGTTCATCCTTTCCAACTGGCTGTACGGGCTGGAGCTCTTTACCACCGAGCAGTTGTCGAGACGCTGGAACAACGAGCCGGCAACATCGCTTCGAACCGCCGAACCCGATCACCTCGCCTTCCAGCCAGATGAATTCCCACACGTCGTAGCGCGCTTTCAACGCCGCCTCGTCGACGCCTGCTGA
- a CDS encoding purine-cytosine permease family protein, whose amino-acid sequence MKVEKRSIDFIPESERHGRPRSLFFVWFGANANITTVAAGVLPISLGLNLFWSALSILIGSLIGAIFMASHSAQGPRLGIPQMIQSRAQFGVFGAIVPLLFVMLIYLGFFVSNTLLAAQAVSDLSPLSTAGNIALLGAACFLVALFGYQLIHRVQKLLSLISIAVFGIATLLALALPIEAGQWTAQGFNLVSFLASVSIAVTWQLSYAPYVADYSRYLPSATSTRQVFWYSYAGTVIGGSWMMLLGAVLAKGMVGFSDNVGLHLIGLLGGGTLLMVAFVLYGQIAINVFNLYGAFMSTVTMIEPFSALKITPSVRAGFLLIICTTATGLCTLAQDDFLQFFLNFIFFMSYFLIPWTAINLVDYYALRKGVYRIADIFDPAGIYGRVNWTAIAVFLCTIALEIPFMNTSMYVGPVATSLQGVDLAWAVGLLFPAYAYYALMRRRGSLLIKASQV is encoded by the coding sequence ATGAAAGTTGAAAAACGCAGCATCGACTTTATCCCAGAGAGCGAGCGTCACGGTCGGCCCCGTTCTCTGTTCTTCGTCTGGTTTGGTGCCAACGCCAACATCACCACGGTAGCGGCTGGAGTGTTGCCCATCAGCCTGGGACTCAATCTTTTCTGGAGTGCGCTATCGATCCTTATCGGTTCGCTGATTGGTGCAATCTTCATGGCTTCGCACTCCGCGCAGGGACCGAGACTGGGTATTCCGCAGATGATCCAGAGCCGGGCACAATTCGGGGTTTTCGGCGCTATCGTCCCGCTGCTGTTCGTCATGCTTATCTACTTGGGCTTTTTCGTCAGCAACACGCTGTTGGCTGCTCAGGCGGTGAGCGACCTGAGCCCGTTGAGCACCGCTGGCAACATCGCTCTGCTGGGCGCGGCATGCTTCCTGGTCGCGCTGTTCGGCTACCAACTGATTCATCGCGTGCAGAAGCTGCTTTCGCTGATTTCGATTGCGGTGTTCGGCATCGCCACCCTGCTCGCCCTCGCGCTGCCGATAGAGGCCGGCCAATGGACCGCGCAGGGTTTCAATCTGGTCAGCTTCCTCGCCTCCGTCAGCATCGCGGTCACTTGGCAACTGTCCTACGCACCTTACGTGGCGGATTACTCTCGCTATTTGCCGAGCGCCACATCCACCCGCCAAGTGTTTTGGTACAGCTATGCCGGTACCGTGATCGGCGGAAGCTGGATGATGTTGTTAGGCGCCGTACTGGCCAAGGGCATGGTGGGGTTCTCCGATAATGTCGGGCTGCATCTGATAGGCCTGCTCGGAGGAGGCACCCTGCTGATGGTGGCATTCGTGCTTTACGGCCAGATCGCCATCAACGTGTTCAACCTGTATGGCGCTTTCATGTCGACGGTCACGATGATCGAGCCTTTCTCTGCGCTCAAAATCACCCCGTCTGTACGTGCGGGATTCCTGCTGATCATCTGCACGACCGCTACCGGTTTATGCACTCTGGCGCAGGACGACTTTCTGCAGTTCTTCCTGAATTTCATTTTTTTCATGAGCTACTTTCTGATCCCCTGGACGGCGATCAATCTTGTCGACTATTACGCGCTGCGCAAAGGCGTTTACCGGATTGCCGACATCTTCGATCCGGCAGGCATCTACGGTCGGGTGAACTGGACAGCAATCGCAGTATTCCTTTGCACCATTGCTCTGGAGATTCCGTTCATGAATACCTCCATGTACGTCGGGCCTGTTGCCACCAGCCTGCAAGGCGTAGACCTGGCGTGGGCCGTTGGCTTGCTGTTCCCTGCGTACGCTTATTACGCCCTCATGCGCCGGCGCGGTTCGCTGTTGATCAAGGCATCGCAAGTTTGA
- the dctP gene encoding C4-dicarboxylate TRAP substrate-binding protein DctP has protein sequence MLRSLFSALACALAVSSMNPAMAADPVIIKFSHVVADQTPKGQGALLFKKLVEERLPGKVKVEVYPNSSLFGDGKEMEALLLGDVQMIAPSLAKFEQYTKSVQLFDLPFLFNDINAVDRFQLSPQGQGLLKSMESKNITGLAYWHNGMKQLSANKPLRVPADARGLKFRVQASAVLEEQFKAVRANPRKMSFAEVYQGLQTGVVNGAENPYSNIYSQKMHEVQKYITESNHGVLDYMLITNTKFWNGLPPDVRSELDKIVVEVTTHVNKEAQQLNEGDKQRILAAKTTEIITLTPEERGQWRDAMKPVWKKFEGEIGAELISAAEAANQAQ, from the coding sequence ATGCTCAGATCTCTGTTCAGCGCACTTGCCTGCGCTTTGGCGGTAAGCAGCATGAACCCGGCCATGGCGGCAGACCCGGTGATCATCAAGTTCTCGCATGTGGTCGCTGACCAGACGCCCAAGGGGCAAGGTGCGTTGCTGTTCAAGAAACTGGTCGAGGAACGCTTGCCGGGCAAGGTCAAGGTCGAGGTGTATCCCAACTCCTCGCTCTTTGGTGACGGCAAGGAGATGGAAGCGCTGTTGCTCGGCGATGTGCAAATGATTGCGCCGTCGCTGGCCAAGTTCGAGCAGTACACCAAGTCAGTGCAGCTGTTCGACCTGCCCTTCCTCTTCAATGACATCAACGCTGTCGACCGCTTTCAACTGAGCCCGCAGGGTCAGGGCCTGCTCAAATCCATGGAAAGCAAAAACATCACCGGCCTGGCTTATTGGCATAACGGCATGAAACAACTGTCGGCCAACAAGCCACTGCGTGTACCGGCGGATGCGCGCGGCCTGAAGTTCCGGGTGCAGGCCTCGGCCGTACTGGAGGAGCAGTTCAAGGCGGTGCGCGCCAATCCGCGCAAGATGAGTTTTGCCGAGGTGTATCAAGGCCTGCAGACCGGTGTGGTCAACGGGGCGGAGAATCCTTACTCGAACATCTACAGCCAGAAGATGCATGAAGTGCAGAAATACATCACCGAATCCAACCACGGTGTACTGGACTACATGCTGATCACCAACACCAAGTTCTGGAACGGCCTGCCACCCGACGTGCGCAGCGAACTGGACAAGATCGTCGTGGAAGTCACCACCCACGTGAACAAGGAAGCCCAGCAACTGAACGAGGGTGACAAACAGCGCATCCTTGCCGCCAAAACCACGGAAATCATCACGCTTACGCCAGAAGAACGTGGGCAATGGCGCGATGCGATGAAACCGGTGTGGAAGAAGTTCGAAGGCGAAATCGGCGCTGAGCTGATCTCTGCCGCCGAAGCCGCAAACCAGGCGCAATAA
- a CDS encoding TRAP transporter small permease: protein MKALRRIWEHFEEGFIVFLLAAMTLVTFVYVILNNFYSLFYWLADHWPAASVPLFAVGDQIMGMAQAMTWSTALTKALFGWLIFFGLAYGVRTAGHIGVDALVKLARRSVQRYIGILACLCCLAYAGLLAVASFEWIETLMNAGIGAEDLGHFGVMQWHIGLIVPLGFALVLIRFAEILLRILLNRQTGLGLADEAADALKLAEHEEDKP, encoded by the coding sequence ATGAAAGCGCTTCGGCGAATCTGGGAACACTTCGAGGAAGGCTTTATCGTCTTCCTTCTGGCGGCCATGACCCTCGTCACGTTTGTCTACGTGATCCTCAATAACTTCTACAGCCTGTTTTACTGGCTCGCCGATCATTGGCCGGCAGCGAGTGTCCCGCTGTTCGCCGTTGGCGATCAGATCATGGGCATGGCGCAGGCCATGACCTGGAGCACCGCCCTGACCAAAGCGCTGTTTGGCTGGCTGATTTTTTTCGGCCTGGCGTATGGCGTGCGCACCGCCGGGCACATCGGTGTCGACGCACTGGTCAAACTGGCGCGCAGATCGGTACAGCGCTACATCGGCATTTTGGCCTGCCTGTGCTGTCTGGCCTACGCGGGGCTGCTCGCCGTCGCCAGCTTCGAATGGATCGAAACCTTGATGAACGCCGGTATCGGTGCCGAGGATCTCGGCCATTTCGGCGTCATGCAGTGGCATATCGGGTTGATCGTGCCGCTGGGCTTCGCGCTGGTGTTAATCCGCTTCGCTGAAATTCTCCTGCGCATCCTGCTCAACCGTCAGACCGGCCTCGGCCTGGCCGATGAAGCGGCCGACGCGCTGAAACTTGCCGAACACGAGGAAGACAAGCCATGA
- the dctM gene encoding C4-dicarboxylate TRAP transporter large permease protein DctM — MTIAFLFVALFALMFIGVPIAISLGLAGSLTIIFFSPDSVRSLAIKLFETSEHYTLLAIPFFLLAGAFMTTGGVARRLIDFANACVGHIRGGLAIAAVLACMLFAALSGSSPATVAAVGSIAIAGMVRSGYPQAFGAGIICNAGTLGILIPPSIVMVVYAAATETSVGKLFMAGVVPGLLLGTALMVAIYIVAVKKNLPALPRATLREFLSTARQAIWGLLLMVIILGGIYSGMFTPTEAAAVAAVYSAFIALFVYKDLTFRETPKVLLDSAKLSIMLMFIIANAMLFAHVLTTEQLPQQITAWVIDAGLTPVTFLLVVNIVLLIAGAFMEPSAIILILAPILFPIAMKLGIDPIHLGIIMVVNLEIGLITPPVGLNLFVTSAVTGMSLPATVKAAMPWLSILLLFLILITYVPWISLVLPNWLGMN; from the coding sequence ATGACCATTGCCTTCCTGTTCGTGGCCCTGTTCGCCTTGATGTTCATCGGCGTGCCGATCGCCATTTCGCTAGGGCTGGCCGGCTCCCTGACGATCATTTTCTTCAGTCCCGACTCGGTGCGCTCGCTGGCGATCAAACTGTTCGAGACCTCGGAACACTACACGCTGCTGGCCATTCCTTTCTTCCTGCTGGCCGGGGCCTTCATGACCACAGGTGGCGTCGCCCGCCGGCTGATCGACTTCGCCAACGCCTGTGTCGGGCACATTCGCGGCGGCCTGGCCATCGCGGCGGTGCTGGCCTGCATGCTGTTTGCCGCCCTCTCCGGTTCAAGTCCCGCCACGGTCGCTGCGGTGGGCTCGATTGCGATTGCCGGGATGGTCCGTTCCGGCTACCCGCAGGCGTTCGGCGCAGGGATCATCTGCAACGCCGGTACGCTGGGTATCCTTATCCCGCCGTCGATTGTGATGGTGGTTTACGCCGCCGCTACAGAAACCTCCGTGGGCAAGCTGTTCATGGCCGGCGTGGTGCCTGGCCTGCTGCTGGGCACGGCGTTGATGGTGGCGATCTACATCGTCGCGGTGAAGAAAAATCTCCCCGCCTTGCCGCGTGCGACGCTTCGCGAGTTTCTGAGTACGGCACGCCAGGCAATATGGGGCCTGTTGCTGATGGTGATCATCCTCGGCGGCATCTATTCGGGCATGTTCACCCCGACCGAAGCTGCCGCAGTGGCAGCCGTCTATTCGGCCTTCATCGCTTTGTTCGTCTACAAGGATCTGACCTTTCGCGAGACCCCCAAGGTTCTGCTCGACTCGGCCAAGCTGAGCATCATGCTGATGTTCATCATTGCCAACGCCATGCTGTTCGCCCACGTGCTGACCACCGAACAGTTACCTCAACAAATCACCGCCTGGGTGATCGACGCCGGCCTGACGCCGGTGACGTTCCTGCTGGTGGTCAACATTGTGCTGCTGATTGCCGGCGCGTTCATGGAACCGTCAGCGATCATCCTGATCCTGGCGCCCATCCTTTTTCCTATCGCGATGAAACTGGGCATCGATCCGATTCACCTCGGCATCATCATGGTGGTCAACCTTGAGATCGGCCTGATCACGCCACCGGTGGGCCTGAACCTGTTCGTGACCTCGGCGGTGACCGGCATGTCCTTGCCCGCCACAGTCAAAGCCGCGATGCCGTGGTTGTCGATTTTGCTGTTGTTCCTGATCCTGATTACTTACGTGCCATGGATCTCACTGGTGCTGCCGAACTGGCTGGGGATGAACTGA